The stretch of DNA GAATATCAGTAAGGGCGCGtcgacgaggccgccaggGGTGGATTCCGACGGCTCGAACATGGCATCAAGTAACGCCTCATCGTCATAGACGGTAGACACTGTTGAAGAACCTCTCGTTGGGTGAGGTTGCTGTGGGCCCTCGAACACCACTATTCCCTCGAGGGACATGTGGCAGTTTGGAAAAAACTCGCATAACTGGTTCAGTTCTGCAAGGATGTCCAACGGCCGGCCTTGAAAGAAAATGCCTTTCGGCATGAACCGAATGTGCCGAACTGATGAAAACGCTGTGACGGCGGCATTTCGTAGCAGCAGGGTCTGCAAACTCGCTTCCGCGAGCTCTGCACCCTTGATGAGGATGGCGGAGTCAAAACAAACGTTGATGAATGAGAGTCGACTTGGGTGAACACTGAACACGCAGGCACAGAGCTGGATCATTTCCTGATCTGTCCACCCCAGCATACCGAAAATGGACAACTCTGTcagtcgccgcgcctggGGCAAAACCTCACCGACGATGCTATGTACATCTCCCTCACTGTTGTAGATATCGCATATCTCTATGGAACGGCACTGCTGCGTAAGCACTTCCTTGAGCAAAGGCGTCAAGGGAGTCCTTTCTTGACAGTCAATGACAAGAACTCGCATGCGGGGGGCTGTTGACAGGAGTTGGACGAGGAGCTCTTCCATGATAGGTGTGCGTCTGTCTAAAGCGAAACTCCGTGCAGAAAAGGCATTGAGCAGGGGGGGACGGGCTACGTATTCTTCTGCTGGGAACTGCCTGTGCTCGAGGCTTTCCCCCTGTGTGCTGTTTACAGCCGGGTGACCTGCAGCACTCACGGCTACGGACTGCGGCGATCCTGGAGCCTTTGCTTCTTCAGCACTGTGAACAAAACCGCCTGGAGAGCCGCCACCAAATGAAGACGTGACGTGGCCGCCCCGGATCGCCTCTGCGACTTCTCCACCAGCAGCTAGGTTGGCAGCCCCCGATCCCGTGCTGCCTGCTCGTCTCGTTCCTTGGGACGCCTCCGACGTTTTCAGCGCACCTGTGCTCCCCCCATAGTTGATCGAGGACACTGCCCTCCCCGTGCCTCCTGCCTCTGTCAGAAGGTCCCGGCGTTCCAAATTCACCGCGTGCGCATACTGAACTAACCGGTCTGTCAGTCTGAGTCCGCGAGAGTACTCCACGCATGCACCATCGCGCACCAGTTCCTTGAAACGCTTGCACACTTGACACAGGCGGGGAAGTTCATCCAGGAAGAGACAGGAAGTGACGCTGTAAAAGAATTCAGTGCTTATACACGAGAACAGGCTGTCGTGCTGGCGTCCGATGGTCAGCGCACAGCCCGTCTGGAGACCAGAccgtcggcgccggctgcctaCCTGATCGTTGTGGCTGCTGTGTGGATTCCCGCCACGAGACCGAGACCCCAGGAATGGAAGACAGCCGGCGGACTGGTGCTGCCCCATCGAAGCGTTTTTCCGTGCGCACTCTAGCGGACGAAGCGTACGCGGCGTTCCAATTGAGTCACGCCACCCACGGGACAGAATTATACTCGTACGATGTCGAGGACTGCGCCTGCGGTTCACCGCTCCAGCGTTTAAAACATCTACCCCCCGCCAAGTACTCCCGCCATCCCTGAAACATTGCAAACGGTCGCCAAGCGCCTTGTCTCCGGCGAAACGTTCTTGCCAGCAGTCGCGAGTCGGCCTTGCCCACTTCGCCACGCGCAAACTCCTGgggaagccgcgcgcacgGAAAAGCGTCTGCCGacttgtctccgccgcgctgaCTCTGTGGACGATGACGAACAGCCGTCGTCATCCCGCttggcctcgtcgtccttctgTTGTGCAGGGGGAAGCGAACGCTCGCagtgtgcgccgccgcgcactctTACTCGAGGCCTGACATCGTGAGACGGCGTCGGACTGTGTCGACGGTGCGCTGCCAGCCACTCGCGGAGCCTTCGAGTTTGCACGACGCACCACAGACACGACGCGTTCATCtagttttctctctgtgACTGTTATTATGCAGTCAGTCTGTGACCTACCGGTGGCAAGTTCCCTCAGTCCACTGTTTCTCCTCCTTCATCCGGCGAATAattccgccgtcgccacaGCTGCCGACAGCTCAGAGCGTGCCATCACCGAACTCCAATTCCTGCGGAGTAACGCTCGGTACAGTGAGGTTCTGAGAAACTCCGCCacctgtttttcttctttcttctcatCCCCCGCCATTGAAAAGGGGTCGCTGTGTCATTCATTAGCGCCTTCTCACTGCCTCGCGTTTCGGCTTCCTCGGGACCCACTGTCCACCGCGCGAGTTCCGCATTTGCGGCCGCGCTGTTCCGAAGCCGTGATTTGTTACGCTCCCACGTCTTCCCACCTTCTTCGCCTACACCTAACTGAAATGGAGACGGCTGCTTTACTTCGCTCTCCGCAGGGCGGTGTGCCTGGGTGCAGCCGAGCGGTGCCGCACAGGCTGTGCggcagcctcctcctcggtgTGCTGTTGGCATTCTTATCCTGCGTAAGCATCGACAAGGGGCTTCTTCGCTCGGAGAAGGGCTGCGCTGCAGGTCTCGTCCGCGGCgttttcgcctcttctggcCCGGAGGAAACACCTGGCGACGAAAAGCAGCCTAC from Besnoitia besnoiti strain Bb-Ger1 chromosome V, whole genome shotgun sequence encodes:
- a CDS encoding hypothetical protein (encoded by transcript BESB_062150) — its product is MGQHQSAGCLPFLGSRSRGGNPHSSHNDQVGSRRRRSGLQTGCALTIGRQHDSLFSCISTEFFYSVTSCLFLDELPRLCQVCKRFKELVRDGACVEYSRGLRLTDRLVQYAHAVNLERRDLLTEAGGTGRAVSSINYGGSTGALKTSEASQGTRRAGSTGSGAANLAAGGEVAEAIRGGHVTSSFGGGSPGGFVHSAEEAKAPGSPQSVAVSAAGHPAVNSTQGESLEHRQFPAEEYVARPPLLNAFSARSFALDRRTPIMEELLVQLLSTAPRMRVLVIDCQERTPLTPLLKEVLTQQCRSIEICDIYNSEGDVHSIVGEVLPQARRLTELSIFGMLGWTDQEMIQLCACVFSVHPSRLSFINVCFDSAILIKGAELAEASLQTLLLRNAAVTAFSSVRHIRFMPKGIFFQGRPLDILAELNQLCEFFPNCHMSLEGIVVFEGPQQPHPTRGSSTVSTVYDDEALLDAMFEPSESTPGGLVDAPLLIFHVRRLAACDFIANGLSEDTCCQFSSTQRIVVRQYEELLGLHAPVLPSIGVVAPLAWLGSNAGAAFGKRVQAVVDRLEDFVIVLPIDFSSALEIDCADYVGILRESQSKIRGIEIREVSAGTPDLTTPSMMELMISNVFPGKPEALRIVRITSRAPPDIHQHFIAVVVELARHNPGLRVVEISFAAVRMEAETHPSTRRFSMGLEVLRAALAKEGFSYRGITAVRRNVLLFLREPGAQRRTNFKNL